AACTGGTCATGTGTTATGTGATATAATCGTGGTTTGAAATGGATTGAACTCATCACTTGACAAACCAAGTCTCACATTGCGCAATCTAGTGCAAAATCTGGATGCAACCTATCAAAATCTTTCCATGCTAGACCATCAGCAGGATGCCTTAACTTTCCATCTTTGGAACGCTCCTCCTTATGCCACCTCAAAGAATCTGCCGTCTTTGAGCACATACATAACCTTTTGAGTCTAGGAATTAATGGAAAGTGTCTCGAGGTCTTTGCTGAAACTCAGTGTTGTTTTTTTGAAGGCTCAAGTTCACTATCAACTTCAGGAGATTTAATTTATCATGAAGCGCCACAAGTATGACAAAATTCATCATCCTTATGATCATTCCTGAACAACACGCAACATTGGGACATGCATCaattttctcataatcaagaCCAAGATTCTTAACCATAGacttgattttattaaaaaacgGAGGAATATTCAACTCGGGAATCTCCTCTTTTAATAACTCTAAAAGAGAAATGATTGATTCATTGCTCCATCCATGTAGACACTTCAGCAAATATAAATGAAGTGTGAATGATAATTTAGAGAATCTTGTAGTACAACCAGGATATAATTCTTGGCTTGCCTCTTCAACTAAGTTATAGAATTTTTTGGCATCTTCATTTGGACCATCATAAACTCCTTCAGCCTGTGCAACATCTCTAAATTGATCATTCAACAACCCATCAATATCATCATGCGAGCAATCCATATCATCGTCAACATTAAAATTGATATACCATTTCCCGTGATTGATCCATCTAGTATAGCCTTTAATAAATCCATAGGCTGTTAGATGATCATACACTACATTCCTTCGAGTCCAGCGAATATTACAACATTTTGCACATGGACACTGAATTTCCTCCCCTTGAGGATCTCCATAAGAGTAAGCAAAATCTAAGAATGATTCAACACCATCGATATACTCTTTGCTATATCTTGCTAACTTCATCCAATCCTTGGATGGGATATTTGAATTCCTAGAAGAAGATCAATGTTTAATCTTTCTGTAAGTAACAATCATTAAATCATTTACTACttcacaaataaattttaaaattcatgatTAAGTTATTAGAATCagatgttatgatatgattaaacATTCTTACCTAGTCATGACACTTGTGCTAGTCGAAATCAAACCTTGAATCCTCCACAAATGTTTTTGAATGTTGATTACACTACCAaggaaaaataagtaaaattaataggatagaaagaattaaaaagaaattaaattaatagggTAGACtcaattaaatgaactaatcaagaGTAAAAAGTTCTATCAAGAAGCAGTTTTAAGTTGTACAACTAGCTCCTCTCACAATCTATTCATAGTAAACTGTAGTAAATATGCTTGAAGTACATATTTCTATGTAACATAGATTGAATGGAGAGAACTAGACAAGAAAATTAGTTAATCGATGTTTACTGGTTTAACAACAGATAACTAGCATCAAGATATGTAGTTTCTCTAAGTGAAGAAATTAAAAGCTGAACATTACATTGGTAATAGCATTGAAGCTTCATACCTTTTATTTATGGCAGAGGATTCTAAAATGCATACTATAACAGCTTAACCAACATTCCCTAACCTATTTTCCGGAATATCATTAAAATCTACAAAAATGTGTACACAAATACAATGAAATTTGTGGCAGTGGAAAAATCTTACGACTAAGCAGTTTCAAAACCATTCGACAAAGACCCAAAACCTAAAGTTGACGACTCCATAGGTTTGTGGTTCAAGTATTGATCCATTAATATAGAATTGATCAAATTATCTTCAATCAACAACACAACCAGTATAACATGTACAACCAATCAGATAAGTTGTGGCAGCTTGTGCAAACAGTACTATAAGTTGTTGTCATGGATTTTCTTATTCTTGGTGATCAGTTGTTGTCTGGAGGGTAAGTTAACAACTAACTCTTTAAAAGTAACTTATATAGTGTGTAAAGTTTAGTTACTTTAATGCAACAAAATAGTTTTTGAGTATTT
This portion of the Solanum pennellii chromosome 12, SPENNV200 genome encodes:
- the LOC114075146 gene encoding uncharacterized protein LOC114075146: MTRNSNIPSKDWMKLARYSKEYIDGVESFLDFAYSYGDPQGEEIQCPCAKCCNIRWTRRNVVYDHLTAYGFIKGYTRWINHGKWYINFNVDDDMDCSHDDIDGLLNDQFRDVAQAEGVYDGPNEDAKKFYNLVEEASQELYPGCTTRFSKLSFTLHLYLLKCLHGWSNESIISLLELLKEEIPELNIPPFFNKIKSMVKNLGLDYEKIDACPNVACCSGMIIRMMNFVILVALHDKLNLLKLIVNLSLQKNNTEFQQRPRDTFH